The Panicum hallii strain FIL2 chromosome 9, PHallii_v3.1, whole genome shotgun sequence genome has a window encoding:
- the LOC112873252 gene encoding LOW QUALITY PROTEIN: acyl-[acyl-carrier-protein] desaturase 4, chloroplastic-like (The sequence of the model RefSeq protein was modified relative to this genomic sequence to represent the inferred CDS: deleted 1 base in 1 codon) has translation MPPGQAVLRKERERERDGRVLDGEGLTVWLLSAAHPRYRPPVLKRDAIYISYVSRWSAAAATTATAAPAPDGVEVPREQVEAIRSLNGWVAENMLPLLAPVESAWQPHDYLPRSSEEAGAFAEALAELRAAAACLPDDVLVCLVGNMVTEEALPTYQSMGNRTEGLGDATGSSGLPWARWMRGWAAEENRHGDLLNRYLYLTGRVDMRQVEVTTHHLLRNGMEMQVPKSPYHELIYGAFQERATFISHSHTARLAAQHGDRTLARICGVIAADERRHEAGYTRVSAKLFFDVDPDGMVRALADVMRGKVTMPGQLMSDGRDGTLFARFAAVAQRAGVYTASDYGDLVEHFVRRWRVADLAGLSGEGRRAQEYVCGLAPKVRRMEELAQRRAARGEPGLARFSWIFDRTLVVG, from the exons CCCGAGGTATAGGCCTCCAGTGCTGAAACGGGATGCGATATATATAAGCTATGTTTCCAGATGGAGCGCTGCCGCCGCTACCACGGCCACCGCTGCGCCGGCGCCGGACGGCGTGGAGGTGCCGCGGGAGCAGGTGGAGGCCATCCGGTCGCTCAACGGGTGGGTGGCGGAGAACATGCTGCCGCTGCTGGCGCCCGTGGAGTCCGCGTGGCAGCCGCACGACTACCTGCCGCGCTCGTCGGAGGAGGCCGGGGCGTTCGCGGAGGCGCTGGCGGagctgcgcgccgccgcggcgtgccTGCCCGACGACGTGCTGGTGTGCCTGGTGGGCAACATGGTCACGGAGGAGGCGCTGCCCACGTACCAGAGCATGGGCAACCGCACCGAGGGCCTCGGCGACGCCACGGGCTCCAGCGGGCTGCCCTGGGCGCGGTGGATGCGCGGCTGGGCCGCCGAGGAGAACCGCCACGGCGACCTCCTCAACCGCTACCTCTACCTCACCGGCCGCGTCGACATGCGCCAGGTCGAGGTCACCACGCACCACCTCCTCCGCAACGGCATG GAAATGCAGGTGCCCAAGAGCCCGTACCAC GAGCTCATCTACGGCGCGTTCCAGGAGCGCGCCACCTTCATCTCCCACAGCCACACGGCGAGGCTCGCCGCGCAGCACGGCGACCGCACGCTCGCCAGGATCTGCGGCGTGATCGCCGCCGACGAGAGGCGGCACGAGGCGGGCTACACCAGGGTCAGCGCCAAGCTCTTCTTCGACGTCGACCCGGACGGCATGGTGCGCGCGCTGGCCGACGTCATGCGCGGGAAGGTGACCATGCCGGGGCAGCTCATGTCGGACGGCCGCGACGGCACCCTGTTCGCGCGGTTCGCCGCGGTGGCGCAGCGTGCCGGCGTGTACACGGCGAGCGACTACGGCGACCTTGTGGAGCACTTCGTGCGGCGGTGGCGGGTGGCGGACCTCGCGGGCCTGTCCGGCGAGGGCCGCCGCGCGCAGGAGTACGTATGCGGGCTGGCGCCCAAGGTCCGGCGGATGGAGGAGCTGGCGCAGCGGAGGGCGGCCCGCGGGGAGCCCGGCCTCGCCCGGTTCAGCTGGATCTTCGACAGGACACTCGTGGTGGGCTGA
- the LOC112875329 gene encoding F-box protein At5g39250 → MDNEFPDEVLKSVFPLLDGKDLVFCMLVCRQWREIAKDDYFWKCICSRKWPSICKQPPSDANYQRLYLTFSQPQKMHNLPVPKLTFGDLVFYMDMWLEGSLIFSQAISGCTFRAGLQCAPRGIPDILAAHLKSVDCILMLEVEPKLSIPMGPAITVSVLAHRKDSNKMACIINKSTFDYIDSNAARALAYEYLRFSPRHPFISDIRAWMSLLFLYKGANFIEVFGIELDFCDAARSETEILWLLDMLDWK, encoded by the coding sequence ATGGACAATGAATTTCCTGATGAAGTTCTCAAGTCTGTTTTCCCATTATTGGATGGGAAAGATCTAGTATTTTGCATGCTTGTGTGCCGTCAGTGGCGCGAAATTGCGAAGGATGATTATTTCTGGAAATGCATTTGCTCACGGAAGTGGCCGTCCATTTGCAAACAGCCTCCTTCTGACGCAAACTATCAGAGGCTTTATTTAACCTTCTCCCAGCCACAGAAGATGCATAACCTTCCTGTACCAAAGCTCACATTTGGGGATCTTGTTTTTTATATGGATATGTGGCTTGAAGGATCCCTCATCTTTTCTCAAGCAATTTCAGGTTGCACCTTTCGAGCAGGCCTACAGTGCGCACCTCGTGGCATTCCAGATATACTTGCAGCACATTTGAAGTCTGTAGACTGCATCCTGATGTTGGAAGTTGAACCCAAGCTATCAATCCCTATGGGGCCAGCCATCACTGTATCTGTTCTTGCCCACCGCAAGGATTCCAATAAGATGGCTTGCATCATTAACAAGTCGACCTTCGATTACATCGACAGTAATGCTGCTCGTGCACTGGCTTATGAATATCTCAGGTTTTCACCCAGACACCCGTTCATATCAGACATCCGGGCATGGATGTCCTTGCTTTTCTTGTACAAAGGAGCAAACTTCATTGAGGTATTTGGTATTGAGCTAGATttctgcgacgcggcaaggtcAGAAACTGAAATCCTATGGCTTTTGGATATGCTTGATTGGAAATAG
- the LOC112875668 gene encoding wall-associated receptor kinase 3-like, giving the protein MGLGEGIAIATMQLVLIWSITSTVMLVASGAHPPSADSLAHCPKTCGDVSIRYPFGIGPGCFRQGFEVTCNRTTKPWKLLLSNTTTQVTGLYPSGTVLASFVYTIPMAPGVGTYNLSWQSPGRNLNIESYNYFAFLGCGIGVYLFHPDTGDLVGHCTSKCSSMAAMLIETQGGSCNGMGCCTVTFPVPFRGFRVTVIKNNDTVPQPFSDVTVKAFLSFRPYKFSIMELLSDKINASTIGALSAYLSTVIADEPNCKSAQLNNKTQYACSNSNCRDVQNGGYYCACSGNFDGGNPYLLDDCKQEYNPTPKTNCSRSCGKTYIPFPFGLEPGCFAKRRFQLNCASNRTLIARPPAKYEVTNISLDEGLLYVNKLSESEDANTNYLSIYYGGSDYFGQQLIYGLGQSGLSEEYGAWSWSITNSTCESAKQNSTYACLSTNSKCIGVTHGTIYIGYRCKCSLGFEGNPYVQNGCTDIDECLIPNYCNGTCYNFQGSYSCCPHGMSFDPVRRQCTSSKGQNILLGISVGISSGFGVLLLTLTAIISVKRWKRGMQKKIRRAYFRKNKGLLLEQLISSSESVTHNTRIFSLEELEKATNNFDSTRIIGHGGHGTVYKGILSDQRVVAIKRSKIVEQSEIDQFVNEVAILSQIIHRNVVKLFGCCLESEVPLLVYEFISNGTLHNLLHGDLGAKCLLTWEDRIRIALEAAGALAYLHSSAAMPIFHRDVKSTNILLDDAFTTKVSDFGASRSISIDQTRVVTAVQGTFGYLDPEYYYTGQLTEKSDVYSFGVILVELLTRKKSIFVNCLGEKQNLCHCFLQALIDKTIMDMVDPQVAEEANQSEIDEIALVAEMCLRLKGENRPKMKEVELRLQLLRAKPSRSHKEESKRGREIQQSLSSEYKSTSLTVTKRAEIGFVANLPSQAVSRCHTMEQEMIYSAEFPR; this is encoded by the exons ATGGGTTTAGGAGAGGGAATTGCAATTGCTACCATGCAGCTGGTATTGATATGGAGCATAACATCCACCGTGATGTTGGTCGCATCCGGAGCTCATCCTCCCTCTGCTGATAGTCTTGCACACTGCCCCAAAACCTGTGGCGATGTGAGCATCCGGTACCCCTTTGGCATCGGGCCTGGCTGCTTCCGACAGGGATTTGAGGTAACCTGCAATAGGACCACCAAACCTTGGAAGCTCCTTTTGAGCAACACCACCACTCAGGTGACCGGCCTCTATCCTTCAGGAACTGTCCTTGCCTCTTTTGTGTACACCATCCCCATGGCACCGGGCGTCGGCACCTACAACCTGTCATGGCAGTCTCCAGGGCGGAATCTCAACATCGAGTCTTATAATTACTTTGCGTTCCTTGGTTGCGGAATCGGGGTCTACCTGTTCCACCCAGACACCGGTGACCTTGTAGGCCATTGCACAAGCAAGTGTTCCTCCATGGCGGCTATGCTCATAGAAACACAAGGAGGTAGCTGCAATGGCATGGGTTGCTGCACCGTCACATTCCCTGTGCCGTTTCGAGGATTTAGAGTGACTGTCATTAAAAACAATGATACAGTACCACAACCCTTCAGTGATGTCACAGTCAAGGCTTTCTTAAGCTTCCGTCCATATAAGTTTAGTATTATGGAGCTCTTGTCCGATAAAATAAATGCAAGTACCATTGGTGCTTTGTCGGCATACCTCTCAACCGTCATTGCAGATGAACCCAATTGTAAGAGTGCCCAATTGAATAATAAGACGCAGTATGCATGCAGCAATAGCAACTGCAGGGATGTACAAAATGGAGGATACTATTGTGCTTGCTCTGGAAACTTTGATGGTGGCAATCCTTACCTTCTTGATGATTGCAAACAAG AGTATAACCCAACCCCAAAGACGAACTGTTCTCGATCATGTGGCAAGACATATATTCCTTTCCCTTTTGGGCTGGAGCCAGGGTGTTTTGCCAAAAGGAGATTTCAACTGAATTGCGCATCCAACCGCACTCTTATTGCAAGACCACCTGCAAAATATGAAGTGACAAATATTTCATTAGATGAAGGACTCCTGTATGTTAATAAGCTTTCAGAATCTGAAGATGCCAACACAAATTATCTATCAATATACTATGGTGGTTCTGATTACTTTGGCCAGCAGTTAATTTATGGTTTGGGGCAATCTGGCTTATCTGAAGAGTATGGTGCTTGGAGCTGGTCAATAACCAATTCGACATGTGAAAGTGCAAAACAAAACAGTACTTATGCATGCCTCAGCACAAACAGCAAGTGCATTGGTGTTACACATGGGACGATCTATATTGGTTATCGTTGCAAGTGTTCTCTTGGATTTGAAGGAAATCCTTATGTTCAAAATGGATGTACAG ATATTGATGAGTGCTTGATACCAAACTATTGTAATGGGACATGCTATAACTTTCAAGGAAGCTATAGTTGTTGCCCTCATGGTATGTCGTTTGATCCAGTACGAAGGCAGTGCACTTCTAGTAAGGGGCAAAATATTCTTTTGG GGATTTCTGTTGGAATTAGCAGTGGTTTTGGAGTTCTACTTCTTACATTGACTGCAATCATATCAGTCAAAAGGTGGAAGAGAGGCATGCAAAAGAAAATCCGAAGGGCGTACTTCCGAAAAAACAAAGGTCTACTCTTGGAGCAGCTGATCTCGTCCAGTGAAAGTGTTACTCATAACACAAGAATATTTTCACTGGAGGAGTTAGAGAAAGCAACCAACAACTTTGACTCAACACGTATTATCGGACATGGAGGTCATGGCACAGTTTACAAGGGTATTTTATCCGATCAACGGGTAGTCGCCATCAAAAGGTCCAAAATTGTGGAGCAAAGTGAGATTGATCAATTTGTTAATGAGGTGGCCATCCTATCCCAGATAATTCATCGCAACGTGGTGAAACTTTTTGGTTGTTGCCTTGAATCCGAGGTGCCTCTTCTCGTGTATGAATTCATCTCCAATGGCACACTTCATAATCTTCTTCATGGCGATCTGGGTGCCAAATGCTTGTTAACATGGGAGGATCGTATCAGGATTGCTCTAGAGGCTGCAGGGGCACTTGCTTACCTCCATTCTTCTGCCGCTATGCCAATCTTTCATAGAGATGTGAAATCAACTAACATACTCTTGGATGATGCCTTCACTACAAAGGTTTCAGACTTTGGTGCTTCCAGATCCATTTCGATTGATCAGACTCGTGTGGTTACAGCTGTGCAGGGGACATTTGGGTACTTAGATCCAGAATATTACTATACGGGCCAATTAACTGAGAAGAGTGATGTTTATAGTTTTGGCGTGATACTTGTTGAGCTCCTAACAAGGAAAAAGTCAATTTTCGTCAACTGCCTTGGTGAAAAGCAGAACTTGTGTCATTGTTTCCTTCAAGCACTTATAGATAAAACTATTATGGATATGGTGGATCCTCAAGTTGCCGAGGAAGCCAACCAAAGTGAAATTGATGAGATTGCCTTGGTTGCGGAGATGTGTTTAAGGTTGAAAGGAGAAAACAGACCTAAAATGAAAGAGGTGGAGTTAAGATTGCAACTCCTAAGAGCTAAACCATCTAGATCACACAAAGAGGAGTCAAAAAGAGGCAGAGAAATCCAGCAGTCATTATCCTCAGAGTATAAATCTACTTCCCTGACCGTGACCAAGAGAGCTGAAATTGGCTTTGTTGCTAATCTACCATCTCAGGCTGTCTCTAGGTGCCACACTATGGAGCAAGAAATGATATATTCTGCAGAATTTCCTCGTTGA
- the LOC112875669 gene encoding uncharacterized protein LOC112875669 translates to MAAVCTVTPATTLPRAGSARERSAWGSEKPGRASASKSWTKDKLVARTSSSVPGRASLSDNWIRDKAARKEIGIDHVERSPSREIISQIGGKAEKEEISDERAEQSPSREIGAKRVLSRAPLVEVERS, encoded by the coding sequence ATGGCTGCCGTGTGCACGGTCACCCCTGCTACTACTCTGCCACGTGCAGGCAGTGCGAGGGAGCGTTCAGCTTGGGGCAGCGAGAAGCCCGGCCGCGCGTCGGCGAGCAAGAGCTGGACCAAGGACAAGCTCGTCGCTCGTACCTCGTCGAGCGTTCCGGGCCGTGCGTCCCTGAGCGACAACTGGATAAGAGACAAGGCCGCGAGGAAGGAGATTGGCATCGACCACGTCGAGCGGTCGCCGTCGAGGGAGATCATCAGTCAGATCGGAGGCAAGGctgagaaggaggagatcagcGACGAGCGTGCGGAGCAATCGCCGTCAAGGGAGATTGGAGCCAAGAGGGTCTTGAGCCGAGCGCCGTTGGTGGAGGTCGAGCGAAGCTAG
- the LOC112876416 gene encoding putative receptor protein kinase ZmPK1, whose amino-acid sequence MAPFFSILPVLSLLPLLSSAAFTDTLPLRSSLSVDKHQTDTLRSPNGTFTCGFHSIYDNAFTFSIWYTNSAKKTVVWTANRDRPVHARGAVMTLRKGGALVLTDYDGTVVWQREGDPAGVRYAQLLETGNLVLKNSRGMVLWQSFDSPTDTLLPSQCINAATKLVSTTGLHVPGHYIFHFTDSSILSLIYDDVDVHEIYWPDPDNGEYQNSRNRYNSTRLAGLDEMGNFVSSDFANQQAIVASDEGHGIKRRLTLDPDGNLRLYSLNNSDGRWSVSWIAVSQPCNIHGLCGPNGICHYLPAPTCSCPPGYVMSNPGNWSQGCSPQVDINCTVDQVQPVQFVPLPGIDYWGSDQLHRDQVSLEACKNICRSDCTCKGFQYHQGSGTCYPKAFLYNGKAYTAPTKSAHMMHLKLPMGVNISGIPIPQTNVLISRKQHPDCGQMNASTMEPFPYVHKANQGEAKWLYFYGFAGAIFVLEVFFIASAWCFVLRWELGASEIQAVEEGYKMMTSNFRRYSYKELVKATRKFKEELGRGGSGIVYKGILDNSRAVAVKTLENVRQCEEEFQAELSIIGRINHMNLVRIWGFCSESSHRMLVTEYIENGSLANILFKDNILLEWRQRFNIALGVAKGLAYLHHECLEWVIHCDVKPENILLDRNLEPKIADFGLVKLLNRGGSNQNVSRVRGTIGYIAPEWISSLQITAKVDVYSYGVVLLELVLGKRVLDLAVGADEEVHKVLRNLVGMLVHMLDNEESSSIAEVVDCRLNGQFNYMQVRTLIKLVVSCLDEDRSKRPTMESIVQTLLLADESCSMC is encoded by the coding sequence ATGGCACCCTTCTTCTCCATCCTGCCAGTATTATCACTGCTTCCCCTCCTCTCAAGCGCAGCGTTTACAGACACACTGCCGCTAAGATCCTCGCTCTCCGTCGACAAGCACCAGACCGACACCCTGCGCTCGCCAAACGGCACTTTCACCTGCGGCTTCCACAGCATCTACGACAACGCCTTCACCTTCTCGATATGGTACACCAACTCAGCGAAGAAGACCGTCGTCTGGACTGCGAACCGCGACCGCCCCGTGCATGCCAGGGGGGCGGTGATGACCCTGCGGAAGGGCGGCGCCTTGGTTCTCACAGACTATGACGGCACTGTGGTGTGGCAAAGAGAAGGTGACCCGGCAGGTGTGCGGTATGCCCAGCTGCTGGAAACCGGGAATCTTGTCCTGAAGAACTCCAGAGGAATGGTTCTGTGGCAGAGCTTCGATTCACCAACAGATACCCTGCTGCCCAGCCAGTGCATCAACGCAGCTACAAAGCTTGTCTCCACCACCGGATTGCATGTCCCAGGTCACTACATATTTCATTTCACAGACTCGTCGATATTGTCCCTTATATACGACGATGTCGATGTTCATGAAATATATTGGCCAGACCCTGACAATGGAGAGTATCAGAATAGCAGGAATCGGTATAACAGTACAAGGCTTGCAGGTTTAGATGAAATGGGAAATTTCGTTTCGAGTGATTTCGCTAACCAGCAAGCAATTGTTGCATCTGATGAAGGTCATGGGATCAAGAGAAGGCTTACTCTGGATCCTGATGGTAATCTTCGACTTTACAGCTTGAACAATTCAGATGGGAGATGGTCAGTTTCCTGGATTGCAGTGTCTCAGCCCTGCAACATTCATGGATTGTGTGGTCCAAATGGGATCTGCCACTACTTGCCTGCACCTACATGCTCTTGCCCACCAGGTTATGTGATGAGCAACCCTGGGAACTGGAGCCAAGGCTGTAGTCCTCAAGTAGACATTAACTGTACTGTTGACCAAGTGCAACCTGTCCAGTTCGTGCCACTTCCAGGCATCGACTATTGGGGatctgatcagctgcatcgtgACCAAGTATCCTTGGAGGCTTGCAAGAACATATGTAGGAGCGATTGCACCTGCAAAGGCTTTCAGTACCATCAAGGATCAGGGACATGCTATCCAAAGGCTTTTCTTTATAATGGGAAGGCATACACAGCACCTACAAAATCGGCGCACATGATGCATCTCAAGCTCCCGATGGGTGTGAATATTTCAGGTATACCAATTCCCCAAACCAATGTGCTTATTTCAAGAAAGCAACATCCTGATTGTGGCCAGATGAACGCATCAACAATGGAACCGTTTCCGTATGTTCACAAGGCCAATCAGGGGGAAGCAAAATGGCTTTACTTCTACGGGTTTGCAGGTGCAATTTTTGTTCTTGAAGTTTTCTTCATTGCATCAGCATGGTGCTTTGTTTTGAGATGGGAGTTGGGAGCATCCGAAATACAAGCAGTTGAGGAAGGCTACAAGATGATGACTAGTAATTTCAGAAGATACAGTTATAAAGAGTTGGTTAAAGCCACCAGAAAATTCAAAGAAGAACTTGGAAGAGGAGGCTCAGGGATTGTCTACAAGGGAATCTTGGATAACAGTCGAGCAGTGGCTGTTAAGACGTTGGAAAACGTAAGGCAATGCGAGGAGGAGTTTCAAGCAGAGTTGAGCATAATTGGGAGGATTAATCATATGAATCTAGTAAGGATATGGGGGTTTTGCTCTGAAAGCTCGCACAGGATGTTGGTCACCGAGTATATTGAGAATGGATCATTAGCTAACATCCTATTCAAAGACAACATTCTGCTAGAGTGGAGGCAAAGATTTAATATTGCGTTAGGTGTCGCAAAGGGTTTGGCTTATCTTCATCATGAATGTCTTGAGTGGGTAATACACTGCGACGTGAAGCCAGAGAACATACTGTTGGATCGGAATCTAGAACCCAAGATTGCCGACTTTGGATTGGTGAAGCTGCTGAACAGAGGTGGCTCCAATCAGAATGTATCGAGAGTGCGGGGAACCATAGGTTACATCGCTCCAGAGTGGATCAGCAGCCTGCAGATCACAGCCAAAGTTGATGTGTACAGCTATGGAGTTGTGCTTCTTGAGCTAGTGTTGGGAAAACGAGTTCTTGACTTGGCTGTAGGTGCTGATGAGGAGGTACATAAGGTGCTCAGGAATCTTGTAGGAATGCTAGTTCACATGTTGGATAACGAGGAATCCTCTTCAATTGCTGAGGTTGTGGATTGCAGGCTGAACGGACAATTCAACTACATGCAGGTGAGAACACTGATCAAATTGGTTGTCTCATGCTTGGATGAAGACAGAAGCAAAAGACCAACAATGGAATCTATAGTGCAGACACTCCTTTTAGCTGATGAATCTTGTAGTATGTGCTAG